The following are encoded in a window of Streptococcus pasteurianus genomic DNA:
- a CDS encoding phosphatase PAP2 family protein: MKHKQNYFVGASFFLVIFMMLGYLVKFFPETLAGIDSSIQTSVRGDLPANATTFFKIVTNFGHEVFIFVYVFAIAFVFYFWKKWKAEAILLAGNLVLMGIFSTGFKYLYNRPRPSIQYFIPKPMGPSFPSWHCAATMVVALSLVVIMEQHLTKMILKRCLQVLVVVIALTTALSRIYLGVHYPSDILGGWLLAFTIVAATYPFYDKKRFEWRFQGKQE, encoded by the coding sequence ATGAAACATAAACAAAATTATTTTGTAGGAGCTTCATTTTTCCTTGTCATTTTTATGATGTTAGGCTATTTGGTCAAATTCTTTCCTGAGACTTTGGCTGGAATTGACTCAAGCATTCAAACAAGTGTTCGTGGCGACCTTCCTGCCAATGCGACAACTTTCTTTAAAATCGTAACGAATTTTGGACACGAAGTTTTTATCTTTGTTTATGTCTTTGCCATTGCTTTTGTATTTTATTTCTGGAAAAAGTGGAAAGCAGAGGCTATTTTGCTAGCTGGAAATTTAGTGTTAATGGGTATTTTTTCAACAGGTTTTAAATACCTTTACAATCGTCCGCGCCCAAGTATCCAGTACTTTATTCCAAAGCCAATGGGACCATCATTTCCTAGTTGGCATTGTGCGGCAACCATGGTCGTTGCTTTGAGTTTGGTTGTGATTATGGAACAACACTTAACCAAGATGATACTTAAACGTTGCTTACAAGTTTTAGTTGTGGTTATTGCTTTGACAACAGCACTTTCAAGAATTTACTTAGGGGTTCATTATCCGTCTGATATTTTGGGAGGCTGGTTACTAGCATTTACTATCGTAGCCGCAACCTATCCATTTTATGACAAAAAACGCTTTGAATGGCGCTTTCAAGGAAAACAAGAGTGA
- a CDS encoding EamA family transporter, protein MWVLFAILSAVFAALTSILAKIGISGVNSNLATAIRTVVVVFMAWGIVFITNAQSGIGDISRKSWLFLILSGLATGVSWLFYYRALQMGDASKVASIDKLSVVITLILAFIFLNEQLTLKSMLGCLLIVAGSLLMIL, encoded by the coding sequence ATGTGGGTTTTATTTGCGATTTTATCGGCAGTATTTGCTGCGTTAACATCTATCTTAGCTAAGATTGGGATAAGTGGTGTCAATTCAAATTTAGCGACAGCTATCAGAACAGTTGTCGTGGTTTTCATGGCTTGGGGAATAGTCTTTATCACAAATGCTCAGAGTGGTATTGGTGATATTAGCCGAAAAAGTTGGTTGTTTTTGATATTGTCTGGGCTTGCTACTGGTGTTTCTTGGTTATTTTATTATCGCGCTTTACAAATGGGCGACGCTTCAAAAGTAGCTTCGATAGATAAATTAAGTGTTGTCATCACCTTGATTTTAGCCTTCATTTTTCTAAATGAACAGCTAACTTTAAAGTCAATGCTTGGGTGTTTGCTGATTGTGGCTGGAAGCCTTTTGATGATTTTGTAA
- a CDS encoding ECF transporter S component: protein MPETMTNTRKIAHIAILSTLSFLLMYLQFPLIPSASFLQFDFSVLPVLVGLVMFDLKSALGILILRTLLKLLLNNGGISTIIGLPMNVLALGVFVVALAILWNQKPSLKNYILASVVGTLGLTVVMFMLNYVYAVPLYAKFANFDISAILGLGNYLFAMVIPFNLIEGIIFSVTFFILYSCLKPILKID from the coding sequence ATGCCTGAAACAATGACTAATACGCGTAAAATCGCTCATATTGCGATTTTATCTACACTTTCTTTTTTGCTGATGTATCTTCAGTTTCCACTGATTCCATCAGCTAGTTTTTTACAGTTTGATTTTTCAGTTTTGCCTGTTTTAGTTGGGCTTGTGATGTTTGATTTGAAGAGTGCTTTGGGAATTTTAATTCTTCGTACTCTGCTAAAGCTTTTGCTAAATAACGGTGGTATTTCAACGATTATTGGTTTGCCAATGAATGTCCTTGCTCTAGGTGTTTTTGTAGTAGCGCTAGCTATTCTTTGGAACCAAAAACCAAGCTTGAAAAATTACATACTGGCATCAGTCGTGGGAACGCTTGGCTTAACTGTGGTAATGTTTATGCTGAATTATGTTTACGCTGTGCCACTTTATGCCAAATTTGCGAATTTTGATATTTCTGCTATTTTAGGTTTGGGAAACTATCTCTTTGCCATGGTCATTCCATTTAACCTCATTGAAGGGATTATCTTTTCGGTGACATTCTTTATTTTATATAGTTGTCTTAAACCAATTTTAAAAATAGATTAA
- a CDS encoding tRNA (cytidine(34)-2'-O)-methyltransferase: MNIEELDYHEEPNKATNHIVLFQPQIPQNTGNIARTCAATNAPLHIIRPMGFPIDDRKMKRAGLDYWEKLDVTFYDSLDEFMEKCDGEVHLISKFANKVYSDENYNDGKHHYFLFGREDKGLPEEFMRANPEKALRIPMNDEHVRSLNLSNTVCMIVYEALRQQAFPNLELSHTYAHDKLK; this comes from the coding sequence ATGAATATTGAAGAGCTTGACTATCACGAAGAACCGAATAAAGCGACGAATCATATTGTTCTTTTTCAACCACAAATTCCACAAAATACAGGAAATATTGCCAGAACTTGCGCTGCGACAAACGCTCCTTTGCACATTATTCGTCCAATGGGATTCCCAATTGATGACCGTAAAATGAAACGCGCGGGGTTGGATTATTGGGAAAAACTTGATGTGACATTTTATGATAGTTTGGATGAATTTATGGAAAAATGCGATGGTGAGGTTCATTTGATTAGTAAATTTGCCAACAAAGTGTATTCTGATGAAAATTATAACGACGGGAAGCACCATTATTTTCTTTTTGGGCGTGAAGATAAAGGTTTGCCAGAAGAATTTATGCGAGCTAATCCTGAAAAAGCTCTTCGCATTCCGATGAATGATGAACACGTTCGTAGCCTAAACTTATCAAATACTGTTTGTATGATTGTTTATGAAGCTCTTCGTCAGCAAGCTTTTCCGAATTTAGAATTAAGTCATACTTACGCACACGATAAATTAAAATAA
- a CDS encoding APC family permease: MLEKLRNVFIGNPLKSAGEYDEEHLLSKSQALAMLSSDALSSIAYGPEQVILVLTTISAAAIWWSLPIGLLVLVLLASLTISYQQVIHAYPKGGGAYMVSTENLSPSMGLIAGGSLLVDYMLTVAVSVASGADAITSAFPAIKEFNLEISIVLVLILMFMNLRGLRESATSLMIPVYLFIVSILFLIGYGGIQIATGHLAYSATAHVGKVVPGVSLILLLRAFTSGSASLTGVEAISNAVPFFKKPKEKNAAGTLAIMSIILGVMFAGITFLNYWLGILPTAHVTVLAQIAQKVFGDSAIGNALFYIFQLSTALILAVAANTGFSAFPMLSFNMAKNKYMPHLFMEKGARLGYSNGIITLAGGAIVLLCIFNGSTERLIPLYTIGVFIPFALSQTGMVIHWKRKFGKGYLKHSLANILGAIICYLIILILLIFRIGEIWPFFPIIVVLMILFYSIKSHYNNVAMQLRLTDDVKNIHYDGNTVLILVGNITQASIRAINYAKSIGQTVVAMHVSTLETREKDLEIEQEFKTYFPDVTFVNIESNYRDVVKPTMSFVQKMNREAKKNNHTMTVIIPKFIPKHSWQNILHNQMSLRLRARLRWYEDIIIATYSYHLKK, from the coding sequence ATGCTTGAAAAGTTAAGAAATGTTTTTATTGGTAATCCATTAAAATCAGCTGGCGAGTATGATGAAGAACATTTATTGTCTAAATCACAAGCGTTAGCGATGTTATCGAGTGATGCTCTTTCGTCTATTGCCTATGGACCAGAACAAGTTATCTTAGTTTTAACAACGATTTCTGCGGCAGCTATTTGGTGGTCTCTACCGATTGGATTATTGGTTTTGGTATTGTTAGCTAGTTTGACAATTTCTTACCAACAAGTTATTCACGCCTATCCAAAAGGTGGCGGAGCATATATGGTTTCGACTGAAAATCTATCGCCAAGCATGGGCTTGATAGCTGGTGGTAGTCTTTTGGTTGATTACATGTTGACGGTAGCAGTATCCGTAGCATCTGGTGCCGATGCAATTACATCAGCTTTTCCTGCTATTAAAGAATTTAATCTGGAAATTTCTATTGTATTGGTTCTAATTTTGATGTTTATGAATTTGCGTGGTTTGCGTGAATCAGCGACCTCGCTGATGATTCCAGTTTACCTTTTCATTGTCAGCATCCTTTTCTTAATTGGCTACGGAGGCATTCAAATTGCAACGGGGCACCTTGCTTATAGTGCAACAGCACATGTTGGCAAAGTTGTTCCTGGGGTGTCGTTGATTCTTTTACTAAGAGCTTTCACAAGCGGTTCGGCTTCCCTTACTGGTGTTGAAGCTATTTCAAATGCGGTGCCATTTTTCAAAAAGCCTAAAGAAAAAAATGCTGCTGGTACGCTTGCTATCATGTCAATCATTTTAGGTGTTATGTTTGCAGGTATCACTTTCTTAAACTATTGGTTGGGCATTTTGCCAACAGCACATGTGACTGTTTTGGCGCAAATTGCTCAAAAGGTCTTTGGAGATTCAGCAATTGGAAACGCACTTTTCTATATTTTCCAGTTGTCAACAGCACTTATCTTAGCCGTAGCTGCTAATACTGGTTTTTCAGCCTTTCCAATGTTATCTTTCAACATGGCTAAAAATAAATACATGCCACATCTTTTCATGGAAAAAGGAGCCCGTTTAGGCTATTCTAATGGAATTATTACCTTGGCAGGCGGAGCAATTGTTTTGCTCTGTATTTTCAATGGATCAACAGAACGTCTTATCCCACTTTATACAATTGGTGTTTTTATTCCATTTGCTCTTTCACAAACTGGTATGGTCATCCATTGGAAACGCAAATTTGGTAAAGGGTATTTGAAACATTCGCTTGCTAATATTTTAGGAGCAATCATTTGTTATCTGATTATCTTGATTTTATTGATTTTTAGAATCGGTGAAATCTGGCCATTCTTCCCAATTATTGTGGTCTTGATGATTCTATTTTATTCAATTAAGAGCCATTATAATAATGTTGCCATGCAGTTACGTTTAACAGACGATGTCAAAAATATTCATTACGACGGCAATACGGTTTTGATTTTAGTTGGGAATATCACACAAGCAAGTATTCGTGCCATTAATTACGCCAAAAGTATCGGTCAAACCGTTGTTGCTATGCATGTTTCAACGTTAGAAACCCGTGAAAAAGATTTGGAAATTGAACAAGAATTTAAAACCTATTTCCCAGACGTAACGTTTGTCAATATCGAATCAAACTACCGTGATGTTGTGAAACCAACAATGTCATTCGTTCAAAAAATGAATCGGGAAGCTAAGAAAAACAACCATACCATGACGGTAATTATTCCAAAATTCATTCCAAAACACAGTTGGCAAAATATTCTTCACAACCAAATGAGCTTACGCTTGCGTGCTCGCCTACGCTGGTATGAAGATATTATCATCGCAACGTATTCTTATCATTTGAAAAAATAA
- the trkA gene encoding Trk system potassium transporter TrkA, translated as MKIIVVGGGKVGTALCRSLVEEKHNVVLIEEKEAVLKNITKRHDIMGIVGNGANFKILEQADVANCDIFIALTDKDEVNMISAVLAKQMGAKETVVRVRNPEYSNTYFKDKNFLGFSLVVNPELLTARYIANTVDFPNALSVEHFVNGRVMLMEFVISDGSKLCHMSLSQFRKKFGNIVICAIERRGKLIIPDGDATLQTADKIFVTGNRIDMILFHNSVKTKSIKNMMIIGAGRIAYYLLNILKNTKMNLKVIENNPEQAQMFSQDFPNVHVVQGDGTAKSVLLEECVENFDAVATLTGVDEENIITSMFLETLGVRKNITKVNRTSLLEIIDTSQFSSIITPKSIAVDSMMHFIRGRVNAQDSNLDAMHHVANGRIETLQFEIRENNKMAGKSLSSLKFKENILIAAIIRKGKTIYPTGEDVFEVGDKIVVVTFLKNITRIYDLLAR; from the coding sequence ATGAAAATAATTGTTGTCGGCGGAGGTAAGGTTGGTACCGCACTTTGTCGCTCTCTTGTTGAAGAAAAACACAATGTCGTCTTAATTGAAGAAAAAGAAGCTGTTTTAAAAAATATTACCAAACGTCACGATATTATGGGAATCGTTGGTAATGGTGCTAACTTTAAAATCCTTGAGCAAGCTGATGTTGCTAACTGCGATATCTTTATTGCTCTGACTGATAAAGACGAAGTTAATATGATTTCAGCTGTTCTTGCCAAACAAATGGGCGCTAAAGAAACGGTTGTCCGTGTTCGTAATCCAGAATACTCAAATACTTATTTCAAAGATAAGAATTTTCTTGGCTTTTCTTTGGTGGTCAATCCAGAATTGTTAACTGCACGTTATATTGCTAATACTGTTGACTTTCCAAATGCCCTTTCTGTTGAGCACTTTGTCAATGGACGTGTCATGCTGATGGAATTTGTGATTTCTGATGGCAGTAAACTTTGCCACATGAGTTTAAGCCAGTTCCGTAAAAAATTCGGCAACATAGTTATCTGTGCTATCGAACGTCGTGGAAAATTAATCATTCCTGATGGGGATGCAACACTACAAACTGCTGATAAGATTTTCGTTACAGGAAATCGTATTGACATGATTCTTTTCCACAATTCTGTAAAAACCAAATCTATCAAAAACATGATGATTATTGGTGCTGGACGAATTGCATACTACTTGCTCAACATCCTTAAGAACACTAAGATGAATCTTAAGGTCATTGAAAATAATCCTGAGCAAGCTCAGATGTTCAGCCAAGACTTTCCAAACGTCCATGTCGTTCAAGGTGACGGTACAGCCAAGAGTGTACTCCTAGAAGAATGTGTAGAAAACTTTGATGCGGTCGCAACACTAACTGGGGTAGATGAAGAAAACATCATCACTTCCATGTTCCTTGAAACACTTGGCGTACGAAAAAATATCACCAAAGTCAACCGTACTAGCTTGCTTGAAATTATCGACACTAGCCAATTTTCAAGTATTATCACACCAAAAAGTATTGCGGTTGATAGCATGATGCACTTCATTCGTGGTCGTGTGAATGCCCAAGACTCAAACCTTGATGCCATGCACCACGTTGCTAATGGTCGTATCGAGACCTTACAATTTGAAATTCGTGAAAATAATAAAATGGCAGGCAAGAGTCTCTCATCACTGAAATTCAAAGAAAATATTCTGATTGCTGCGATTATCCGCAAAGGTAAAACCATTTATCCAACTGGTGAGGATGTCTTTGAAGTTGGTGATAAGATTGTCGTCGTAACCTTCTTGAAAAACATCACGCGCATCTATGATTTGTTAGCGAGGTAA
- a CDS encoding TrkH family potassium uptake protein, which produces MNKSMVRYLLSKLLLIEASLMLIPVIVAFIYHEDIRVINSLVITIGMLVIIGLLGVAFKPKNYHVYTKEGLLIVALCWILWSFFGALPFVLSGQIPSIIDAFFEMVSGFTTTGATIVPDVAVLSHSLLFWRSFAHLIGGMGVLVFALAIMENSKNSHLEVMRAEVPGPVFGKVVSKLKETAQILYVIYLSMFAILVVILMVAGMPAFDSVITAMGCAGTGGFGVYNDSIAHYNSSLITNIVSIAVLLFGINFNLYYFLLLRKFKAFFKDEELRTYIGIVMIATALIWLNVSGLYPSTGKALENSLFEVANVMTTTGFGVTDLTVWPLFAQVILLFLMFVGGSAGSTAGGIKVMRTLILTKIARNQVLSTLYPHRIMTIHINEQPLDKEIQHGVLKYLTLYVFLLLGLTLMLSLDNNNFMVVVSAATSTFNNIGPMLGTSQTFAIFSPFSKLLMSFAMIAGRLEIYPMLLLFIPKTWSKY; this is translated from the coding sequence ATGAATAAAAGTATGGTTCGTTACCTCCTTTCAAAACTGCTCTTGATTGAAGCCTCTTTGATGTTGATACCTGTGATTGTGGCTTTCATTTATCATGAAGATATACGCGTGATTAACAGCCTGGTCATCACGATTGGAATGCTTGTCATCATTGGACTTCTTGGAGTTGCTTTCAAGCCAAAAAATTACCATGTTTACACCAAAGAGGGACTCTTAATTGTTGCTCTATGTTGGATACTTTGGTCATTCTTTGGAGCGCTGCCGTTTGTACTTTCAGGACAAATTCCAAGTATCATTGATGCTTTCTTTGAAATGGTTTCTGGATTTACCACAACTGGTGCCACTATTGTACCTGATGTTGCCGTACTATCACACTCACTACTCTTCTGGCGAAGTTTCGCCCACCTTATCGGTGGTATGGGGGTATTGGTGTTTGCACTAGCCATTATGGAAAATAGTAAAAATAGCCACTTAGAAGTTATGCGTGCTGAGGTACCTGGTCCTGTCTTTGGTAAAGTGGTTTCTAAGTTGAAAGAAACAGCGCAAATCCTTTATGTCATTTACCTCAGCATGTTTGCTATTTTAGTAGTTATTTTAATGGTAGCTGGCATGCCTGCCTTTGACAGTGTCATCACAGCAATGGGCTGTGCTGGTACTGGTGGTTTTGGAGTCTATAATGATTCGATTGCTCATTACAACAGTTCACTAATCACAAATATTGTCTCAATTGCTGTACTCCTTTTTGGGATTAACTTTAACCTGTACTACTTCTTATTACTTCGCAAGTTTAAAGCATTCTTTAAAGACGAAGAACTAAGAACTTATATTGGGATTGTTATGATTGCAACAGCCCTAATCTGGTTGAATGTTAGTGGCCTTTATCCAAGTACTGGAAAAGCTTTGGAAAATTCATTATTTGAAGTGGCTAACGTCATGACAACAACAGGATTTGGAGTGACCGATTTGACCGTTTGGCCTTTGTTTGCTCAGGTTATCCTGCTCTTTCTCATGTTTGTCGGTGGATCTGCTGGATCAACCGCTGGTGGGATTAAGGTCATGCGTACGCTTATTCTAACTAAAATCGCAAGAAATCAAGTGCTCTCAACCCTTTATCCACACCGTATCATGACTATTCATATCAACGAGCAACCACTTGATAAGGAAATTCAACACGGTGTCCTTAAGTATTTGACGCTTTATGTTTTCTTACTTCTAGGATTGACCTTGATGTTATCGCTTGATAATAATAACTTTATGGTTGTTGTCAGCGCAGCAACATCAACCTTTAACAACATCGGACCAATGCTCGGCACAAGCCAAACCTTTGCCATCTTTAGTCCATTTTCAAAATTACTCATGTCATTTGCCATGATTGCAGGACGCTTGGAAATTTACCCAATGCTGCTCCTCTTCATTCCAAAAACATGGTCTAAATATTAA
- the yidD gene encoding membrane protein insertion efficiency factor YidD yields the protein MKKLLIALVKWYQKRISPITPPSCRYRPSCSYYMIVAIEKHGLKGVIMGVARILRCHPFVEGGDDPVPDYFTLRRNKDYRKKKEES from the coding sequence ATAAAAAAACTTCTTATTGCGCTTGTTAAATGGTATCAAAAACGGATTTCCCCCATTACCCCTCCATCATGTCGCTATCGACCAAGCTGTTCGTATTACATGATTGTGGCGATTGAAAAGCATGGGCTAAAGGGTGTCATTATGGGAGTGGCAAGGATTTTGCGTTGCCATCCCTTTGTAGAAGGTGGGGATGATCCAGTGCCTGATTATTTTACGCTTCGACGCAATAAAGATTATCGTAAAAAGAAAGAGGAAAGCTAA
- a CDS encoding pseudouridine synthase, translating to MRINKYIAHAGIASRRKAEDLIKRGLVTINGKVVTELATTVKAGDVVEVEGTPIYNEEKVYYLLNKPRGVISSVSDDKGRKTVVDLLPNVTERIYPVGRLDWDTTGLLILTNDGDFTDEMIHPRNEIDKVYLARVKGLATKENLRPLTRGVVIDGKKTKPARYNIIKVDPEKNRSVVELTIHEGRNHQVKKMFESVGLLVDKLSRTNFGTLDLSGLRPGESRRLSKKEISQLHNLAVNKQK from the coding sequence ATGAGAATTAATAAATACATTGCCCATGCGGGAATTGCCAGCCGTCGTAAAGCTGAAGATTTGATTAAAAGAGGTTTGGTAACCATCAACGGTAAAGTTGTTACAGAACTAGCTACAACGGTTAAAGCTGGTGATGTTGTTGAAGTTGAAGGGACACCAATCTATAACGAAGAAAAAGTTTATTACCTTCTTAATAAACCTCGTGGTGTGATTTCAAGTGTATCAGATGACAAAGGCCGTAAAACGGTTGTTGACTTGCTACCAAATGTTACAGAACGTATCTACCCTGTTGGACGTTTGGACTGGGATACCACTGGACTTTTGATTTTGACAAATGATGGTGATTTCACAGATGAAATGATTCACCCACGTAATGAAATTGACAAAGTCTACTTAGCTCGTGTTAAAGGACTTGCGACAAAAGAAAATCTTCGTCCATTGACACGTGGTGTTGTTATCGATGGCAAAAAGACAAAACCAGCTCGCTACAATATCATTAAGGTAGATCCTGAGAAAAATCGTTCAGTGGTTGAATTAACCATTCATGAAGGACGCAATCACCAAGTTAAGAAAATGTTCGAATCAGTTGGACTTTTGGTAGATAAATTGTCTCGTACGAACTTTGGAACTTTGGATCTATCAGGACTTCGCCCAGGTGAATCACGTCGTTTGAGTAAAAAAGAAATCAGCCAGTTACATAATTTAGCTGTTAACAAACAAAAATGA
- the scpB gene encoding SMC-Scp complex subunit ScpB, which yields MNYLAQIEALLFVAGEEGLSLRHLASMVNLTPTALQQQLEKLAQKYEVDETSSLCLIETAGNYKIVTKEIFAGLLREFAKAPVNQSLSRASLEVLSIIAYKQPITRIEVDDIRGVNSSSAISKLMALGLITEAGKKEVIGRPNLYVTTDYFLDFMGINDLSELIDVSNIELVDEEMTLFDNSGLPEEG from the coding sequence ATGAACTATTTAGCTCAGATTGAAGCCCTCCTTTTTGTGGCAGGTGAAGAGGGATTGAGCTTGCGACATTTGGCTAGTATGGTTAATTTAACACCGACAGCTCTCCAACAACAATTGGAAAAATTAGCCCAAAAATATGAAGTAGATGAGACATCAAGCCTCTGTCTGATTGAAACCGCAGGTAATTATAAAATTGTAACGAAGGAAATCTTTGCTGGCTTACTACGAGAGTTTGCTAAAGCACCTGTCAACCAAAGTTTATCACGTGCGAGTTTAGAAGTTTTGTCCATTATTGCTTATAAACAACCTATTACACGTATTGAAGTTGATGATATTCGTGGGGTGAATTCAAGCAGCGCTATTAGCAAATTGATGGCTTTAGGACTGATCACAGAAGCAGGGAAAAAAGAAGTTATTGGTCGTCCAAATCTATATGTGACAACTGATTATTTCTTGGATTTCATGGGCATTAATGACTTGAGTGAATTAATCGACGTTTCTAATATTGAGTTGGTTGATGAGGAAATGACCCTTTTTGATAATTCTGGCTTGCCTGAAGAAGGTTAG
- a CDS encoding segregation/condensation protein A has translation MDIKLKDFEGPLDLLLHLVSKYQMDIYDVPIVEVIEQYLAYISTLQAMKLEVAGEYMVMASQLMLIKSRKLLPKVVEAEPEENDPEQELLTQIEEYRRFKAISEELSAQHDERAKFYSKPKQELIFEDAVLTHDKTVMDLFLSFSHVMAEKQKELKNSNTVIERDDYRIEDMMTIIVERLNATKKLVLTTVFRECQTLPEMITIFLATLELIKVHEVEVEQEKNFGDIVLRSVS, from the coding sequence ATGGATATTAAGTTAAAAGATTTTGAAGGTCCTCTTGATTTGCTTTTGCATTTGGTTTCAAAGTACCAAATGGATATTTATGATGTGCCGATTGTAGAAGTTATTGAGCAATATTTGGCTTATATTTCAACCTTGCAAGCCATGAAATTGGAAGTGGCTGGTGAATATATGGTTATGGCAAGTCAGCTGATGTTGATTAAAAGCCGTAAGCTTTTGCCAAAAGTTGTCGAGGCAGAGCCAGAAGAAAATGACCCTGAACAAGAATTGCTGACCCAAATTGAGGAATATCGCCGCTTTAAAGCGATTAGTGAGGAACTGTCAGCGCAGCACGACGAACGTGCTAAATTTTATTCAAAACCAAAGCAAGAATTAATTTTTGAAGATGCTGTGTTAACACACGATAAGACGGTCATGGATTTGTTCTTATCGTTTTCGCATGTCATGGCTGAAAAACAAAAAGAATTAAAAAATAGCAATACAGTTATCGAACGTGATGATTATCGCATTGAGGACATGATGACAATCATTGTGGAACGTCTTAATGCGACAAAAAAACTAGTGCTGACAACCGTTTTTCGTGAATGCCAGACACTTCCTGAAATGATTACCATTTTTTTGGCAACCTTGGAATTAATCAAAGTTCACGAAGTTGAGGTTGAACAAGAAAAAAATTTTGGTGACATTGTTTTACGAAGTGTTAGCTAA
- the xerD gene encoding site-specific tyrosine recombinase XerD codes for MIDFIQDFIDSKPLSENTKNAYFYDLQQFVEAIDGKVSKEKLALYEHSLSLLKASAKKRKISAVNQFLYFLYETDRLDHFYKLSNKEKITTKPVELALLDYRSFYQETNCQTGQLIALLMIELGLSPSDIQQLKIADFDLTFAVLRVQRAGLVRVLELPEKLLPYVAASFSENQLYLFDNQGQPYSRQWFFNQLKSFLATLDLDYLSAQAIRKQYILHQKAAGKSILEVSRNLGLKSPVTLEKFYK; via the coding sequence ATGATTGATTTTATCCAAGATTTTATTGATAGCAAGCCCTTATCTGAAAATACAAAGAATGCCTATTTTTATGATTTGCAACAATTCGTTGAAGCTATTGATGGCAAAGTTAGCAAAGAAAAGCTGGCATTGTATGAACACTCTTTGTCACTTTTAAAAGCTTCGGCTAAAAAACGAAAAATTTCAGCGGTCAATCAGTTTCTGTATTTTTTATATGAAACAGACCGACTGGACCATTTTTACAAGTTGAGTAATAAAGAGAAAATCACAACAAAACCAGTTGAACTGGCGCTTTTGGATTATCGTTCTTTTTATCAGGAAACGAATTGTCAAACAGGGCAGCTAATTGCGCTTTTGATGATTGAGCTTGGTTTATCACCAAGTGACATTCAACAGTTAAAAATTGCTGATTTTGATTTGACTTTTGCTGTTTTGCGCGTGCAAAGAGCAGGCTTAGTGAGGGTTTTAGAGCTTCCTGAAAAATTATTGCCTTATGTGGCAGCAAGTTTTTCAGAGAATCAGCTTTATCTTTTTGACAATCAAGGACAACCTTATTCACGTCAATGGTTTTTCAATCAACTAAAATCATTTTTAGCAACCTTGGATTTAGATTACTTATCTGCGCAGGCAATTCGCAAGCAGTACATTTTGCATCAAAAAGCAGCAGGTAAATCAATATTGGAGGTTAGTCGTAATCTGGGCCTTAAAAGTCCAGTGACTTTAGAGAAATTTTATAAATAA
- the cbpB gene encoding cyclic-di-AMP-binding protein CbpB, whose product MIAKEFEEFLLSHLEHYLIPAEDLAIFIDTHNSDHAMLLLANNGYSRVPVITKEKKYVGTISIADIMSYQAKNQLTDWELAQTDIGKMVNTKMETISETSNLTDIMHLLVDYPFLPVLDKNDQFLGIITRKSILKAVNSLLHDFTDYYTITPKDD is encoded by the coding sequence ATGATAGCAAAAGAATTTGAAGAGTTTCTTCTCAGTCATTTGGAACATTATTTGATTCCAGCAGAGGATTTAGCTATTTTTATTGATACTCATAATTCTGACCATGCTATGCTTTTATTAGCTAACAATGGTTATTCGCGTGTTCCGGTTATTACTAAAGAGAAAAAATATGTTGGAACCATTAGCATTGCGGATATTATGTCTTATCAAGCCAAAAATCAGTTGACAGACTGGGAATTAGCTCAAACAGATATTGGTAAAATGGTAAATACTAAAATGGAAACGATTAGTGAAACGTCAAATTTGACGGATATTATGCATCTTTTGGTAGATTATCCATTTTTACCTGTTTTAGATAAAAATGACCAGTTTTTGGGCATTATTACTCGTAAATCGATTCTAAAGGCGGTGAATAGCCTTTTACACGATTTCACTGATTATTACACGATTACTCCGAAAGATGATTGA